From a region of the Streptomyces venezuelae genome:
- a CDS encoding PTS-dependent dihydroxyacetone kinase phosphotransferase subunit DhaM, with protein sequence MTGGHPEPGPGVGSGPALVGIVLVSHSARVAQAVAELARELAAGGPVAPVAAAGGTAVGGLGTSAERIVAAAREVDRGAGVALLADLGSSVLTVKALLMEDELPPGSRLLDAPFVEGAVAAVVTASTGAPLAAVAASAADAYTYRKD encoded by the coding sequence GTGACGGGCGGGCACCCGGAACCCGGCCCCGGCGTCGGCTCGGGCCCGGCCCTGGTCGGCATCGTGCTGGTGTCGCACAGCGCGCGGGTCGCGCAGGCGGTGGCGGAGCTGGCACGCGAGCTGGCGGCCGGCGGCCCCGTGGCCCCGGTGGCCGCGGCGGGCGGCACGGCCGTCGGCGGGCTCGGCACGAGCGCGGAACGGATCGTCGCGGCCGCCCGGGAGGTGGACCGGGGCGCCGGGGTCGCCCTGCTCGCCGACCTGGGGAGCTCGGTGCTGACGGTGAAGGCCCTGCTGATGGAGGACGAACTCCCGCCGGGGTCCCGGCTGCTGGACGCGCCCTTCGTCGAGGGCGCGGTGGCGGCGGTGGTGACCGCGTCCACCGGAGCCCCCCTGGCGGCGGTCGCGGCGTCCGCCGCCGACGCGTACACGTACCGCAAGGACTGA
- a CDS encoding RNA-binding S4 domain-containing protein, translating into MAEEVTGTGTVRVDAWIWSVRLTKTRSIAATACRAGHVKVNGERAKPAQPVRAGDEVRLFHAGRERIVVVKRPVSKRVGAPAAAECLTDNSPPPPTPVEAAVVGIRDRGAGRPTKRERREIEVLRGRP; encoded by the coding sequence ATGGCTGAAGAGGTAACGGGAACGGGCACGGTACGGGTCGACGCGTGGATCTGGTCCGTGCGCCTGACCAAGACCCGCTCGATCGCGGCGACCGCCTGCCGGGCGGGGCACGTGAAGGTCAACGGGGAACGCGCCAAGCCGGCGCAGCCCGTGCGTGCGGGGGACGAGGTACGGCTCTTCCACGCGGGGCGCGAGCGCATCGTCGTCGTCAAGCGGCCCGTGTCCAAGCGGGTCGGCGCCCCGGCCGCCGCCGAGTGCCTGACCGACAACAGCCCGCCGCCGCCGACGCCCGTGGAGGCCGCCGTCGTCGGCATCCGCGACCGGGGAGCGGGCCGCCCGACGAAGCGCGAGCGCCGCGAGATCGAAGTGCTGCGCGGACGCCCGTAG
- a CDS encoding molybdopterin-binding protein, translated as MQSYTIGQAARLLGVSPDTARRWADAGRVVTHRDEGGRRLIDGRDLAAFSVEVGQGAHIEDGEPYTSARNAFPGIVTAVKLGDVAAQVEIQAGPHRLVSLLTREAVEELGLEVGMQATARVKSTSVHIDRT; from the coding sequence ATGCAGTCCTACACCATCGGACAGGCGGCGCGTCTGCTGGGCGTCAGCCCGGACACCGCCCGCCGCTGGGCCGACGCCGGCCGGGTCGTGACCCATCGCGACGAGGGCGGCCGGCGCCTGATCGACGGACGCGACCTGGCCGCGTTCTCCGTCGAGGTGGGCCAAGGCGCCCACATCGAGGACGGGGAGCCGTACACCTCGGCGCGCAACGCCTTTCCCGGCATCGTCACGGCCGTCAAACTCGGCGACGTGGCCGCCCAGGTCGAGATCCAGGCAGGTCCCCACCGCCTGGTCTCCCTGCTCACCCGTGAGGCCGTCGAGGAGCTCGGGCTGGAGGTCGGCATGCAGGCCACCGCCCGCGTGAAGTCCACCAGCGTGCACATCGACCGCACCTGA
- the modA gene encoding molybdate ABC transporter substrate-binding protein, producing the protein MSPTMIRRRTAAAALTAALLVPLTACGKSDDNKAAADPTPEPKAVNLTVLAASSLTDVFKTAGEEYQKTHPGTKITFSFAGSQELAAQVKQGAPADALVTADTKTMDGLKAETGDATVIAKNRLVIAAGKANPFKIDELKDLADTKIKVVLAAPEVPVGRYSKQILDAQKIEVKPVSQEPNVRAVLSKVELGEADAGLVYKTDSAKSGDKVVTVEIPDDQNAVASYPAATLKQSKNAADAAAFVAWLSTPEAQKILQDAGFQKA; encoded by the coding sequence ATGTCCCCGACCATGATCCGTCGCCGTACCGCCGCAGCCGCGCTGACCGCCGCCCTGCTCGTGCCGCTGACCGCCTGCGGCAAGAGCGACGACAACAAGGCCGCCGCCGACCCGACCCCCGAGCCGAAGGCCGTGAACCTCACGGTGCTGGCCGCCTCCTCCCTCACCGACGTCTTCAAGACCGCGGGTGAGGAGTACCAGAAGACCCACCCCGGCACGAAGATCACCTTCTCCTTCGCCGGTTCGCAGGAGCTCGCGGCCCAGGTCAAGCAGGGTGCCCCGGCCGACGCGCTGGTCACCGCCGACACCAAGACCATGGACGGCCTGAAGGCCGAGACCGGCGACGCCACGGTCATCGCCAAGAACCGCCTGGTCATCGCGGCCGGCAAGGCCAACCCGTTCAAGATCGACGAGCTCAAGGACCTCGCCGACACCAAGATCAAGGTCGTGCTCGCCGCGCCCGAGGTCCCGGTCGGCCGCTACAGCAAGCAGATCCTCGACGCCCAGAAGATCGAGGTGAAGCCCGTATCCCAGGAGCCCAACGTCCGTGCCGTGCTGAGCAAGGTCGAGCTGGGTGAGGCCGACGCCGGTCTCGTCTACAAGACCGACTCCGCCAAGTCGGGCGACAAGGTCGTCACCGTGGAGATCCCGGACGACCAGAACGCCGTGGCCTCCTACCCGGCCGCCACGCTCAAGCAGTCCAAGAACGCCGCCGACGCGGCCGCCTTCGTGGCCTGGCTGAGCACCCCCGAGGCGCAGAAGATCCTCCAGGACGCGGGCTTCCAGAAGGCGTAA